The genomic stretch TCAAAAACGAATTTTTTACCCTGAGCTTTGGACTGGTAAAGAGAAGGAAGAGTGGGGTAAAAAATGGGTAACGGACGTGCTTTCCGAATACGGTCCTAAGGCAAATAAATAGTATCGAAGCTTTTAAGGATCTAACCCTCTGTTAATAAGAAAGTAAGAATTCATACATTTGCTCACTGTCACACATTTGAATTAATTTTTTAGCACATTGATGAAGAAGAAAATCACGCTGTTTGCCGTGCTTGTAGCCGTAATTGTCGCGGGTATATATTTCACTAAGTTTTATTTAAGTAAAGATCTTGCTGCTCGTCCACAAGATGTGGCTGTGGACACCACTGACGTAAAGGAATTAACCCCGATGGTTTATCGTTTTGGTCTTCCAGTTGATTCATTTGAAGTGCTAGAAGGTGTAGTGAAAAATGGTGAGAGTTTTGGTAACATTCTTTTGGCCAATGGAGTGGGGTACAGTGTTATCAATAAAATTGCTACAGATTTTAAAGATGTTTTTGATGTAAGATGGTTGCGAAGTGGAAAGCCTTACTCACTTTTTTGCGAAAGCAATGACAGCAGTCGTGTTGCCAAATACATGGTGTATCAGTCTTCAGCTGTGGAGTATTATGTATTCGATTTGCAGGATTCGGTAAATGTGTATTCTGGTAAAAAAGATGTGACCACAAAGGTGCATGAAGTATCTGGCGAAATTAATTCATCGCTTTATCAAACTCTCGTAGAGAAAGGAGCTTCAGTAGGAATTGCAATGAAATTGGCCGATGTATATGCCTGGAGTATTGACTTTTTTAGAATTCAAAAAGGGGATTATTTCAAAGTGATTTATGAAGAGAAATATATTGACGACACTGTGAATGTTGGTGTAGGGCGAATTATCGCGGCTGATTTTAATCACGGAGGTACATCGTTTTATGCTTTTCATTTTGATCGTCCTGATGAAAATTACTCTGATTATTTTGATGAAAATGGAAAGACTTTGAGAAAAGCCTTTTTGAAAGCACCTCTTGATTTTTATCGTATTTCCAGTCGCTATAATCCTAAGCGTTTTCATCCTGTGCAGAAGCGATGGAAAGCTCACTTAGGGACGGATTATGCTGCACCAACCGGGACCCCAATTATGGCTACAGCCGATGGTGAGGTGATTGCTGCGGCTTATACACGTGGTAACGGTAACTACGTAAAAGTTCGTCATAACTCTACTTATACTACGCAGTACCTGCACATGAGTAAGTTTGCCAAAGGCACCAAGAAGGGTAGAATTGTAAAGCAAGGAGATATAATTGGTTACGTTGGTAGTACTGGTTTAGCCACTGGTCCTCACGTGTGTTACCGTTTTTGGAAAAACGGAAAGCAAGTAGATCCGTACAGTCAAAAGTTGCCAGAAGCAGATCCAATCAAGGAAAAGTACAAAGCCGATTACGAGGCCCAAATGACGGTATTAAAAGCACGTTTGGACAAATTACCTGTAGAAGGTGCCGAGACGGATCCCGAGATTCATTTGGCTTCAGTTGGTGGGTAGTTTCTAAAGCTCTTCTGTTAACTTAATATCTTTCAATCGTATTTGTAATGTAACCTTTCCGTTGAAATGATTTTCTTCGATGTGGTAAGCTATGGATATTGGTTTTCCTGATTGGAGTAGAGGCAGCTTGTCGGCCATTCCAAACCCTATTCCTGTAAAACTTATTCCTGAAGAAGGGTCTTTGAGTACAACTCTTAAATGAGTGCCATCGCCACCAACTGGTTTGCTAAAGCCAGTATCCGAAAGATTGTCGGTTCTAAAAGTTGGCTGCATATTGGCAGGGCCAAAGGGTGCAAATTGCTTTAGCACATTATAAAACTTGTCGGTTAATTCTGGGAAAGTGACAGTGGCGTCAATTTCAATTTCTGGTGTACGTTGCTCCGGCTTTATGGTAGATTTTACCACTTCCTCAAACTTATCCTTAAACTCTTGAAACTTGTCTACAGGCAAAGTCATTCCTGCAGCATACATGTGTCCTCCAAATTGCTCTAAAATGTCGCTACAACTATCCAAGGCATTGTATACATCAAAACCTTTTACCGAGCGGGCAGAGCCAGCAAGCACGCCTTTACTTTCAGTAAATACCACGGTGGGTCGATAGTAGTTTTCGATAAGGCGAGAAGCCACAATTCCGATAACTCCTTTGTGCCAATCCTTTTCAAAAACTACGGTGCTATATCGATCGGTTTCATCAAGGTCTTGTATCATTTTTAGGGCAGACTGAGTGATTGAACCATCTAATTCTTTACGTTCATTATTATGATCATTTATAGTTTTAGAGAGCTCTTCGATCACAGCTGGATCTTCTCCAGTAAGAAGCTCTACGGCAAGGTGACCATGAGAAATTCTGCCTGCAGCATTTATTCTTGGCCCCAGCAAAAACACCACATCTGTGATGGTCATGGTAATGTCTTTTTTGCCTGCAAGGTCTTTTAGAAGAGCAATCCCTGGTCGGGGCTGCTCATTTATCAACTTAAGGCCATAAAAAGCTAATACACGATTTTCACCATTTATGGGAACAATGTCGGCACCTATGCTTATCGCTAAAAGGTCAAGCAGGCACGTCCATTCGGAATCGGGAAGTTCCCATTTTTTACAAAGGGCCTGTACTAATTTGAAGCCCACACCACAGCCGCTCAATTCATCAAAAGGATAATTGCAGTCCTCTCGTTTGGGATCGAGAACAGCAACGGCCTCAGGTATTTTATCTCCCGGAAGATGATGATCACCAATTATGAAATCAATCCCTTTGGAGGAGGCATAT from Owenweeksia hongkongensis DSM 17368 encodes the following:
- a CDS encoding peptidoglycan DD-metalloendopeptidase family protein, with protein sequence MKKKITLFAVLVAVIVAGIYFTKFYLSKDLAARPQDVAVDTTDVKELTPMVYRFGLPVDSFEVLEGVVKNGESFGNILLANGVGYSVINKIATDFKDVFDVRWLRSGKPYSLFCESNDSSRVAKYMVYQSSAVEYYVFDLQDSVNVYSGKKDVTTKVHEVSGEINSSLYQTLVEKGASVGIAMKLADVYAWSIDFFRIQKGDYFKVIYEEKYIDDTVNVGVGRIIAADFNHGGTSFYAFHFDRPDENYSDYFDENGKTLRKAFLKAPLDFYRISSRYNPKRFHPVQKRWKAHLGTDYAAPTGTPIMATADGEVIAAAYTRGNGNYVKVRHNSTYTTQYLHMSKFAKGTKKGRIVKQGDIIGYVGSTGLATGPHVCYRFWKNGKQVDPYSQKLPEADPIKEKYKADYEAQMTVLKARLDKLPVEGAETDPEIHLASVGG
- the recJ gene encoding single-stranded-DNA-specific exonuclease RecJ, with translation MNYRWTNAPKASAKTTQNLQQQLGINPTLCGLLAQRDIHDFDAAKVFFRPNLSSLHDPFLMKDMDKAVERIEKAIKNEERILIYGDYDVDGTTAVSLVHSFLKNHYPHLDTYIPDRYKEGYGVSTAGIDYAADNDISLIIALDCGIKAIDKVEYASSKGIDFIIGDHHLPGDKIPEAVAVLDPKREDCNYPFDELSGCGVGFKLVQALCKKWELPDSEWTCLLDLLAISIGADIVPINGENRVLAFYGLKLINEQPRPGIALLKDLAGKKDITMTITDVVFLLGPRINAAGRISHGHLAVELLTGEDPAVIEELSKTINDHNNERKELDGSITQSALKMIQDLDETDRYSTVVFEKDWHKGVIGIVASRLIENYYRPTVVFTESKGVLAGSARSVKGFDVYNALDSCSDILEQFGGHMYAAGMTLPVDKFQEFKDKFEEVVKSTIKPEQRTPEIEIDATVTFPELTDKFYNVLKQFAPFGPANMQPTFRTDNLSDTGFSKPVGGDGTHLRVVLKDPSSGISFTGIGFGMADKLPLLQSGKPISIAYHIEENHFNGKVTLQIRLKDIKLTEEL